The Thermocrinis albus DSM 14484 genome segment GTCCTTTCTGTCGAAACTCCTGCTTCTTACCTCTACAACCTTCTCCACCTCGGAGAAGTATCTGCCTAATCTTCTTATGTACTCCAGGTTTTCCTGGGAGTAACCGAAGGTATGGGGAAACTGAAAGAGGAGGGCTATGAGTCTGTCTTCTTCCAAGATGGGTTCTATACCATAGAGGAACTTTTTAACGTCTTCTTGGGTGTAGTTTCTCGTGTGAGTGAAGAGACGATTTACCTTCACCGAAAACCTGAGATCCTTAACGCGTGACAGCATGGACTTTATACTTCCTCTGTCAGGAAAGCCGTAGAAGGTGGCGTTCAACTCAAGAACCACGAAGTGTTTGGCGTAATACTTGATCCACTCATCTCTTCTGAGGCGGGGCGGGTAAAAAACACCCACCCAGTCCTTATAGTAGTAACCACTACACCCTACGTATACTTTCAAGGTATGAAACGGGACTTAAACTCTTTGAGGGCGTCATCTATTCTCTTCTTAAGATCGTCATCTAAGGCCTTCTTTTCACGTATATCTTTAAGGATATCGGGTTTCTCTTTATCCAGGTAGGCGTAAAGTTCCCTTTCAAACTTTCTCACAGCCTCTACCGGCAGATCGTCCAGGTATCCGTTGGTACCTGCGTATATGGCCACTATCTGCTTCTCAACAGGTATAGGACTGTAAGGCTCCTGTTTAAGGAGTTCCACTAAGCGCAGACCCCTGTTGATGATCTTTTGAGTGGCTGTATCCAGCTCGGAAGCGAACTGCACGAAAGCCTCCAGTTCCCTGAACTGGGCCAGGTCCAGTCTCAGAGTACCCGCCACCTGCTTCATGGCCTTTATCTGGGCCGCACCTCCCACACGAGAAACCGATAGACCCACGTTGATGGCAGGCCTTATACCTTTGTTGAAGAGGTCAGGTTCCAGATATATCTGCCCGTCTGTTATGGATATAACGTTGGTGGGAATGTAAGCGGCCACGTCCCCGGCCTTTGTCTCTATTATAGGTAACGCCGTCAGAGAACCTGCTCCCAGTTCGTCGTTCAGTTTTGCTGCTCTTTCCAAGAGGCGAGAGTGAAGGTAAAAGACATCACCCGGATAGGCCTCTCTTCCGGGAGGTCTTCTCATGAGAAGAGACAGCTGTCTGTATGCTTCGGCGTGTTTGGATAGGTCGTCGTATATAACCAGAGCATGCTTACCGTTGTCTCTAAAGTACTCACCTATGGTACATCCTACGAAAGGTGCCAAGTACTGCAGTGAGGCGGGATCAGTGGCAGAAGCCAC includes the following:
- a CDS encoding DUF72 domain-containing protein, translating into MKVYVGCSGYYYKDWVGVFYPPRLRRDEWIKYYAKHFVVLELNATFYGFPDRGSIKSMLSRVKDLRFSVKVNRLFTHTRNYTQEDVKKFLYGIEPILEEDRLIALLFQFPHTFGYSQENLEYIRRLGRYFSEVEKVVEVRSRSFDRKDFFNFLEEEGFSIVNADAPMSDRYLVGPWVGVGAINYVRLHGRDPQHPYQYLYTLEELKKIKNKIKKLGDRETYIFFNNTDRAKAVFNAFQMKMLWGMEVNIPQHMERFYREKEWEGT
- the atpA gene encoding F0F1 ATP synthase subunit alpha — its product is MAGLTYEEALQLLREQIKDLEETVKMEEVGVVYYVGDGVARAYGLDNVMANEVVEFEGGTLGLAFNLEEDNVGIIVLGSESGIREGSLVRRTGRILDAPVGEGLIGRVIDPLGNPLDGKGPIKYEYRSPVEKIAPGVVKRKSVHEPLQTGIKAIDAMIPIGRGQRELIIGDRSTGKTTICIDTILNQKDTDVYCIYVAIGQKRSTTARIIELLEKHGAMEYTCVVVASATDPASLQYLAPFVGCTIGEYFRDNGKHALVIYDDLSKHAEAYRQLSLLMRRPPGREAYPGDVFYLHSRLLERAAKLNDELGAGSLTALPIIETKAGDVAAYIPTNVISITDGQIYLEPDLFNKGIRPAINVGLSVSRVGGAAQIKAMKQVAGTLRLDLAQFRELEAFVQFASELDTATQKIINRGLRLVELLKQEPYSPIPVEKQIVAIYAGTNGYLDDLPVEAVRKFERELYAYLDKEKPDILKDIREKKALDDDLKKRIDDALKEFKSRFIP